A section of the Styela clava chromosome 9, kaStyClav1.hap1.2, whole genome shotgun sequence genome encodes:
- the LOC120338839 gene encoding inositol polyphosphate-5-phosphatase A-like yields MSNHTDGETLDDVSFLIITANVGTLFEDLSGLEDAWIQEFIKLIESRSPHFIALHFQEVGGKDYKSSMSHVDAFIEKILALHVLEDFDTVRGYLDEDFDSVEQYTALGNFYFVHKSLDGTSIWNYDKKEFSPAHGIEVYDKDLEKRWDFIKEKFEQGYFPDCKWSRKGYSRVRWKIKNKVFEFVNIHLFHDDNNLVAIQSSPSSYSRSRKRALKFVLQRVQSDPPPNGNYFIFGDFNFRLDIKALVQKLCASSKQQVIRSQDNDDILRLLYRAPVSGDDDSDANNDHLLLMIEKKVFQYDQKLLHKNGNYEHLRRFNGESEDLLTDLKEFSFNFAPTYPYSEKLSEGNEYMKTRCPAWCDRVFLSPHAWNWVNNEGTNINYDTIGKQVCMGDHKPIFLAFNLNKEAFAKDEDFNGTTPALIEESSQKINSDSIHNNNNCSKTTSTD; encoded by the exons ATGAGCAATCATACTGATGGCGAAACCTTAGACGATGTATCATTTTTAATCATAACGGCAAATGTTGGAACCTTGTTTGAAGAT CTCTCTGGCCTTGAAGATGCCTGGATACAAGAATTCATCAAG ttgatCGAGTCTCGATCTCCGCATTTCATTGCACTACACTTCCAGGAAGTTGGTGGTAAAGATTATAAATCGTCAATGTCTCATGTTGATGCTTTTATTGA GAAAATATTGGCATTGCATGTACTTGAAGATTTTGACACGGTCCGTGGTTATCTCGATGAAGATTTTGATTCCGTGGAGCAATATACG gcACTTGGGAATTTTTACTTTGTCCACAAATCTCTGGATGGAACATCTATATGGAATTATGACA aaaaagaaTTCTCTCCTGCACACGGTATAGAGGTATATGATAAAGATCTCGAAAAGCGTTGGGACtttattaaagaaaaatttgaacaaggtTATTTCCCAGAT TGCAAATGGTCACGAAAAGGGTACTCAAGAGTGAGgtggaaaataaaaaacaa ggttttcgaatttgtcaatATTCATTTGTTCCATGATGACAACAATTTAGTTGCGATACAAAGTAGTCCATCCTCATATTCAAGGAGTAGGAAAAGAGCACTTAAATTCGTACTACAAAG GGTTCAATCAGATCCGCCACCCAATggaaattactttattttcgGTGATTTCAATTTCAGACTGGACATCAAAGCATTAGTCCAG AAATTATGTGCTTCAAGTAAACAGCAAGTCATAAGGTCTCAAGACAATGATGATATTTTGAGACTTTTATACAGAGCACCTGTATCAGGTGATGATGATTCTGATGCCAATAACGATCATTTGTTACTGATGATCGAAAAGAAAGTGTTTCAATATGATCAAAAGTTGCTGCATAAAAATGGCAACTACGAACAT TTGAGAAGATTTAATGGAGAATCCGAAGATTTATTAACAGACCTCAaagaattttcatttaattttgcaCCCAC TTATCCATACTCTGAAAAATTGAGTGAAGGAAATGAGTACATGAAGACAAGATGTCCAGCATGGTGCGATAGAGTGTTTTTGTCACCTCACGCATGGAACTGGGTTAATAACGAG GGTACGAATATAAATTATGATACAATTGGAAAGCAAGTGTGCATGGGAGATCACAAGCCCATATTTCttgcttttaatttgaataaagaAGCTTTTGCAAAGGATGAAGACTTCAATGGCACAACACCTGCTCTTATTGAAGAATCAtcgcaaaaaataaattcagatagcatacacaacaacaacaattgcAGCAAAACAACGTCAACAGACTAA